In Mytilus edulis chromosome 4, xbMytEdul2.2, whole genome shotgun sequence, the following proteins share a genomic window:
- the LOC139520017 gene encoding uncharacterized protein, whose translation MVSHSDHTAPAGSRPNVHNLQTSTNRLREKSRPKDPTDLNFEINYDFLPENFFKKDVVVDSNRHLIFATDSQLDVLSSAKVWYMDATFKIISKPFYQMFSIHPFIRTGEDNAQLCHRKDFEVEAKEKKI comes from the exons ATGGTTAGTCATTCCGACCATACAGCCCCAGCAGGTAGCAGACCTAATGTACACAACCTTCAGACGTCCACTAACCGTCTACGTGAGAAAAGCAGACCAAAAGATCCAACAGATTTAAACTTTGAG ATCAACTATGACTTTCTACCAGAGAACTTTTTCAAGAAAGATGTTGTTGTTGACAGCAATCGACACCTCATTTTTGCCACTGATAGCCAGTTAGACGTTTTATCCTCAGCCAAAGTGTGGTACATGGATGCAACTTTCAAGATCATCAGTAAACCATTCTACCAGATGTTTTCGATACACCCATTCATTCGTACTGGTGAAGATAACGCACAATTATGTCATAGGAAAGATTTTGAAGTTGaagcaaaggaaaaaaaaatatga